A single region of the Caballeronia insecticola genome encodes:
- a CDS encoding SDR family oxidoreductase: MQQLCKDRVVIITGAGRGLGREYALEFARQGAKVVVNDLGGNGDGSGAASGPALDVVAEIEALGGQAVANFDDVADWNGAKRMIDTAISAFGGLDVLVNNAGILRDRTLANMSEDDWDSVIRVHMRGTFAPSRHAAAYWRDEAKAGRARVGRLINTSSSSGLYCNPGQANYGAAKAGIAAMSVIAARELERYGVTVNAIYPTAMSRLTEDIFAVRRDEFTAGAAPGFDPLDAGNVAPLVAWLGSAASSGITGRVFGVRGGRITVAEGWSAGPRIEKQGRWDAAELGALIPQLVEQAAPNALTSGEIPVAVA, from the coding sequence ATGCAACAGCTTTGCAAGGACCGCGTCGTCATCATCACCGGTGCGGGGCGCGGCCTCGGGCGCGAATACGCGCTTGAGTTTGCCCGGCAGGGTGCGAAGGTCGTCGTCAACGATCTCGGCGGCAACGGAGACGGCTCCGGCGCCGCGAGCGGCCCCGCACTCGACGTCGTCGCCGAAATCGAAGCGCTCGGCGGCCAGGCTGTCGCGAACTTCGACGACGTCGCCGACTGGAACGGCGCAAAACGCATGATCGACACGGCCATTTCCGCATTCGGCGGACTCGACGTGCTGGTCAACAACGCCGGCATCCTGCGCGACCGCACGCTCGCCAACATGAGCGAAGACGACTGGGACTCGGTGATTCGCGTGCACATGCGCGGCACCTTTGCGCCGTCGCGTCACGCCGCAGCTTACTGGCGCGACGAGGCGAAAGCGGGACGCGCGCGGGTCGGGCGGCTCATCAATACGAGTTCGTCGTCGGGGCTGTACTGCAATCCGGGTCAGGCCAACTACGGCGCGGCGAAAGCGGGCATCGCGGCGATGTCGGTGATTGCGGCGCGCGAACTCGAACGCTACGGCGTGACGGTCAACGCGATCTATCCCACGGCGATGAGCCGCCTCACCGAAGACATCTTCGCGGTCCGCCGCGACGAATTCACCGCGGGCGCGGCGCCCGGCTTCGATCCGCTCGACGCGGGCAACGTCGCGCCTTTGGTCGCATGGCTCGGCAGCGCGGCATCGAGCGGCATCACCGGACGGGTGTTCGGCGTGCGCGGCGGTCGCATCACGGTGGCCGAAGGCTGGAGCGCCGGTCCGCGCATCGAAAAGCAGGGACGCTGGGATGCGGCCGAGCTTGGCGCGCTGATCCCGCAACTGGTGGAGCAGGCCGCGCCGAACGCGCTGACCTCGGGCGAGATTCCGGTAGCGGTGGCGTAG
- a CDS encoding acyl-CoA synthetase, with translation MIKIPKYLGDHAALTPDKPAAINSTTGDVLTYRELDERSNRFAQCLHAIGLRRGDHIAMVLENNIRCFEVCWAALRSGLLITPVNRFLTASEAAGIIADSQAQAVVSSYAMRELAAELTGMMPTCGLRLMIDGTIADWSSYEAVTGRYPATRLTDEWLGAMMIYSSGTTGRPKGIIRAQPQGRVSDGSGSARRPQFERYGFDAQTVYLSPAPLYHTAPLGYGIETQFGGGTVVFMEKFDPLDALRAIERYRVTHSQWVPTMLIRLLKLAPAQRAAFDLSSHRVAIHAAAPCPQEIKRRMIDWWGPIIEEYYSSTEGNGVTTLNTEEWLAHPGSVGRALLGVIHICDEEGNELPTGQDGVVYFERDHLPFHYHNDPDKTRAAQHPRHPAWTAVGDIGHVDGDGYLYLTDRQAFMIISGGVNIYPQAIEDALAVHPDVQDAAVIGVPDAEMGEQVKAIVEPVPGVVPSDALADALLAYLRTRVARYMVPRSIDFIDTMPRLPTGKLYKQALRERYAGQA, from the coding sequence ATGATCAAAATCCCGAAGTACCTCGGCGACCACGCGGCGCTGACTCCCGACAAGCCCGCGGCGATCAACAGCACCACCGGCGACGTGCTCACCTACCGCGAACTCGACGAGCGTTCCAATCGCTTCGCGCAGTGTCTGCACGCAATCGGGCTGAGGCGCGGCGACCACATCGCGATGGTGCTCGAGAACAACATCCGCTGCTTCGAAGTGTGCTGGGCAGCGTTGCGTTCGGGCTTGCTGATCACGCCGGTCAACCGCTTCCTGACCGCGTCGGAGGCGGCGGGCATCATCGCGGATAGTCAAGCGCAGGCCGTGGTCAGTTCGTATGCGATGCGTGAGCTTGCGGCCGAACTGACCGGCATGATGCCGACCTGCGGCCTGCGCCTGATGATCGACGGCACCATTGCCGACTGGAGCAGCTACGAAGCGGTGACCGGCCGCTACCCGGCAACGCGCCTGACCGACGAATGGCTCGGCGCGATGATGATCTACAGCTCGGGCACGACCGGCCGCCCTAAAGGCATCATTCGCGCGCAGCCGCAGGGGCGCGTCTCGGACGGCTCCGGCTCCGCGCGTCGGCCGCAGTTCGAGCGTTATGGCTTCGACGCGCAAACGGTCTATCTCTCCCCGGCGCCGCTCTATCACACCGCGCCGCTCGGCTACGGGATCGAGACGCAGTTCGGCGGCGGCACCGTGGTGTTCATGGAAAAGTTCGATCCGCTCGACGCATTGCGGGCAATCGAGCGTTATCGCGTCACGCACAGCCAGTGGGTGCCGACCATGCTGATCCGCCTGCTCAAGCTCGCTCCCGCGCAGCGCGCTGCGTTCGACCTGTCGAGTCATCGGGTGGCGATCCACGCGGCCGCGCCGTGTCCGCAAGAAATCAAGCGGCGGATGATCGACTGGTGGGGGCCGATCATCGAAGAGTATTACTCGTCCACCGAAGGCAATGGCGTGACCACGCTCAACACCGAAGAGTGGCTCGCGCATCCGGGCTCGGTCGGGCGCGCGTTGCTCGGCGTGATCCATATCTGCGACGAAGAAGGCAACGAACTGCCAACGGGGCAAGACGGCGTCGTCTACTTCGAACGCGACCACTTGCCTTTTCACTATCACAACGATCCCGACAAGACCCGTGCCGCACAGCATCCGCGTCATCCGGCGTGGACGGCGGTCGGCGATATCGGCCATGTCGATGGCGACGGCTATCTGTATCTCACCGACCGCCAGGCGTTCATGATCATTTCGGGCGGCGTCAACATCTATCCGCAAGCGATCGAAGACGCGCTCGCCGTGCATCCCGACGTGCAGGACGCCGCCGTGATCGGCGTGCCCGACGCCGAAATGGGCGAGCAGGTCAAGGCGATCGTCGAGCCGGTGCCGGGCGTCGTGCCATCGGATGCGCTTGCGGACGCGCTGCTCGCGTATCTGCGCACGCGCGTGGCGCGCTACATGGTGCCGCGCTCGATCGACTTCATCGACACGATGCCGCGCCTGCCCACCGGCAAGCTCTACAAGCAGGCGCTGCGCGAGCGTTACGCCGGGCAAGCCTGA
- a CDS encoding acyl-CoA dehydrogenase family protein: MNNLLDAFHLTALPAEAEAFRAQVKQFLDEHLPSAPADVRARSWMGFDADFSRRLAARGWIGLTLPASYGGAGMDAFRRFVLVEELLAAGAPVAAHWIADRQSGPLILRYGTEAQKDFYLPRICAARAFFCIGMSEPDAGSDLASVRTRAVRCDGGWRLTGRKIWTTNAQHCQYMIALVRSSGAPEDRQKGLSQFIVDLSLPGVHVRPIVDLAGDAHFSEVTFDDVLLADDALIGDEGAGWEQVTAELAFERSGPERLYSSVVLLDCWRAQLRRHGTGEAELALLGGFATQLATLRCLSIAITARLARGESPVVEAALVKDIGTEFEQAIPAQLEAMLGANPARTVDPELYRTVAYLSQISPTFSLRGGTREVLRGMIARGLGLR; this comes from the coding sequence GTGAACAACCTGCTGGATGCTTTCCACCTGACGGCGCTGCCCGCCGAGGCCGAGGCCTTTCGCGCGCAAGTGAAGCAGTTTCTCGATGAACACTTGCCGTCCGCGCCCGCCGATGTACGCGCCCGCTCGTGGATGGGCTTCGACGCCGACTTCAGCCGCCGCCTTGCCGCGCGCGGCTGGATCGGGCTGACGCTGCCGGCGAGCTACGGCGGCGCGGGCATGGACGCGTTCCGCCGCTTTGTGCTGGTCGAGGAACTGCTGGCCGCGGGCGCGCCCGTCGCCGCGCACTGGATTGCCGACCGTCAGAGCGGTCCGTTGATCCTGCGCTACGGCACCGAGGCGCAGAAGGACTTCTACTTGCCGCGCATCTGCGCCGCGCGCGCGTTTTTTTGCATCGGCATGAGCGAGCCCGACGCGGGTTCCGATCTCGCGAGCGTGCGCACGCGCGCGGTGCGTTGTGACGGCGGCTGGCGTCTCACCGGACGCAAGATCTGGACGACCAACGCGCAGCATTGCCAGTACATGATCGCGCTCGTGCGTTCGTCGGGCGCGCCGGAAGATCGGCAGAAGGGCTTGTCGCAATTCATCGTCGATCTGTCGTTGCCGGGCGTTCACGTGCGGCCGATCGTCGATCTCGCCGGCGACGCGCACTTTTCGGAAGTGACCTTCGACGACGTATTGCTCGCCGACGATGCCTTGATCGGCGACGAAGGCGCTGGCTGGGAACAGGTCACGGCCGAACTCGCGTTCGAACGCAGCGGACCGGAGCGGCTTTATTCGAGCGTCGTGCTGCTCGATTGCTGGCGCGCACAGTTGCGCCGTCACGGCACGGGCGAAGCCGAGCTTGCGTTGCTCGGCGGCTTCGCGACGCAACTGGCCACGTTGCGCTGTCTGTCGATCGCGATCACGGCGCGGCTCGCGCGCGGCGAGAGCCCGGTGGTCGAGGCGGCGCTCGTCAAGGACATCGGCACCGAGTTCGAGCAGGCGATTCCCGCGCAACTCGAAGCCATGCTCGGCGCGAATCCCGCACGCACCGTGGACCCCGAGCTGTATCGCACGGTGGCCTACCTGAGCCAGATTTCACCGACGTTCTCGCTGCGTGGCGGCACGCGCGAAGTGCTGCGCGGCATGATCGCGCGCGGACTGGGCCTGCGCTAA